The Thiomonas sp. FB-Cd genome includes a window with the following:
- the purF gene encoding amidophosphoribosyltransferase — translation MCGVVGIVSKQPVNQLIYDALLLLQHRGQDAAGIITGHGGKLYMQKARGMVRDVFRTRNMRGLPGNYGLGQVRYPTAGSADSEEEAQPFYVNAPFGLALAHNGNLTNTEVLRDELTTRDHRHINTGSDSEVLLNVLARELDLASDGLPLKAADLFRAVRAVHRRVRGSYAVVALIAGHGLLAFRDPYGIRPLCLGINEADGDIMVASESVALEGNGFKLVRDIAPGEALFVDLQGRMHGEQCAEHPTLNPCIFEFVYLARPDSVLDGISVYQARLNMGETLAQRVISTMPPSEIDVVIPVPESSRPSAMQLAWKLGRPYREGFVKNRYVGRTFIMPGQAVRKKSVRQKLNAISQEFAGRNVLLVDDSIVRGTTSREIVQMAREAGARKVYLASAAPPVRYPNVYGIDMPTGGELVAHGRDIEQVRSIIGADALIYQDLEAMKRAVRRVREDITTFEASCFDGVYITGDVDAALRAGLAAAPGEVPSSRLNLQSAEQEEPQS, via the coding sequence TCCAAACAGCCGGTTAATCAGCTGATTTACGACGCTCTGTTGTTACTGCAGCATCGCGGACAGGACGCGGCGGGCATCATCACCGGGCACGGTGGCAAGTTGTATATGCAAAAGGCCCGCGGCATGGTGCGAGACGTGTTCCGCACACGCAATATGCGCGGATTGCCTGGGAATTACGGACTGGGTCAGGTGCGCTACCCGACCGCAGGCAGCGCTGACAGCGAAGAAGAGGCTCAGCCCTTTTACGTCAACGCACCGTTTGGCCTGGCGCTTGCGCACAACGGGAACCTGACCAACACGGAAGTGCTGCGCGATGAGTTGACCACCCGGGACCACAGGCACATTAATACCGGCTCGGATTCGGAGGTTCTGCTCAATGTGCTCGCACGTGAGTTGGATCTTGCCTCAGATGGTTTGCCACTGAAGGCAGCCGACCTGTTTCGAGCCGTGCGGGCAGTGCACCGGCGCGTTCGCGGCTCGTATGCCGTCGTCGCGCTCATTGCCGGGCACGGACTTTTGGCTTTTCGCGACCCGTATGGCATCCGCCCCCTATGCCTCGGCATAAACGAGGCTGACGGCGACATCATGGTGGCGAGCGAGTCCGTAGCGCTGGAAGGCAACGGATTCAAGTTGGTGCGCGACATTGCACCGGGTGAGGCCCTGTTTGTGGACCTTCAGGGGCGTATGCACGGTGAGCAATGCGCGGAGCATCCCACGTTAAACCCATGCATCTTCGAGTTCGTCTACCTTGCCAGGCCCGACTCGGTGCTTGATGGCATCTCTGTTTACCAAGCGCGGCTAAACATGGGCGAGACCCTTGCTCAACGGGTCATCTCCACGATGCCGCCCAGCGAAATCGACGTGGTGATCCCGGTCCCCGAATCCAGCCGGCCTTCGGCCATGCAGTTGGCGTGGAAGCTCGGGCGACCCTACCGCGAGGGCTTCGTCAAGAACCGCTATGTCGGGCGCACCTTCATCATGCCGGGGCAGGCCGTGCGCAAAAAATCCGTGCGGCAGAAGCTCAATGCCATTTCCCAGGAATTTGCCGGCCGCAACGTCCTGTTGGTGGATGATTCGATCGTGCGCGGTACGACCTCGCGTGAAATTGTGCAAATGGCGCGTGAGGCCGGTGCACGCAAGGTGTATTTGGCGTCGGCAGCGCCTCCCGTGCGGTATCCGAATGTCTATGGCATCGACATGCCTACCGGCGGCGAATTGGTTGCGCACGGGCGCGACATTGAGCAGGTGCGGAGCATCATTGGCGCCGATGCGCTGATCTACCAGGACCTTGAAGCCATGAAGCGTGCCGTGCGCCGTGTGCGAGAGGACATCACCACATTCGAGGCATCCTGCTTTGACGGCGTTTACATCACCGGGGATGTCGACGCCGCGCTCAGAGCGGGGCTCGCTGCAGCTCCCGGTGAGGTCCCAAGTAGCCGGTTGAACCTGCAAAGTGCCGAACAAGAGGAGCCACAGTCGTGA